One window of Acidobacteriota bacterium genomic DNA carries:
- the rpiB gene encoding ribose 5-phosphate isomerase B, translated as MRIAVGADHAGVPLNEIAIAELRKLGHEVVDLGTHDGSRPDDYPDYAIAVAEEVTSGGCERGILICGSGVGVSVAANKLPGIRAGMCHDTYSAHQGVEHDDMNVLCLGARVIGPELMLDLVRAFVAARFSGEERHRRRIAKVMALEQRS; from the coding sequence GTGCGCATTGCCGTGGGCGCGGATCATGCTGGCGTTCCGCTGAATGAGATCGCGATCGCTGAGCTAAGAAAGCTCGGTCACGAAGTCGTTGATCTGGGTACGCATGATGGCTCGCGACCGGACGACTATCCCGACTACGCCATCGCGGTCGCTGAGGAAGTGACTAGCGGCGGATGCGAGCGCGGGATCCTGATCTGCGGCAGTGGCGTAGGCGTCTCGGTCGCGGCCAACAAGCTCCCCGGCATCCGGGCGGGCATGTGCCACGATACCTACTCCGCACATCAGGGCGTAGAACACGACGACATGAATGTGCTCTGCCTCGGCGCACGCGTGATCGGGCCGGAGCTGATGCTCGACCTGGTGCGCGCCTTCGTAGCCGCGCGCTTCAGCGGCGAAGAGCGCCATCGCCGGCGGATAGCAAAAGTGATGGCGCTGGAGCAACGATCTTAG
- a CDS encoding alpha/beta hydrolase, which produces MKPQDSTTSALPSRRNVLLGGAVAIAATALQPESVAAAQTSSPAHAQPMPTGSTITTRDGTQIYYKDWGKGQPIVFSHGWPLSADDWDAQMFFFGQHGYRVIAHDRRGHGRSTQTWDGNEMNTYADDLAALTEKLDLKNAIHVGHSTGGGEVARYIGRHGTKRVAKAVLISAVPPLMLKTAANPGGLPISVFDGLRAAMVANRAEFYRDITLPFYGYNRPGAKISEGVRQHWWLQGMVGGFKPHYDCIQAFSETDFTEDLKNFDVPTLIMHGDDDQIVPIGAAAMLSSKLVKGATLKVYPGFPHGMPTTNADQINADLLAFLKP; this is translated from the coding sequence ATGAAACCACAAGACTCGACCACGAGTGCGCTGCCCTCCCGCAGAAACGTTCTTCTCGGTGGCGCGGTGGCGATCGCCGCTACCGCGCTGCAGCCCGAGTCTGTGGCCGCCGCTCAGACCTCGTCGCCGGCGCACGCGCAGCCAATGCCCACCGGGTCGACCATCACCACCCGCGACGGCACGCAGATCTACTACAAGGACTGGGGCAAAGGACAACCGATCGTCTTCAGTCATGGCTGGCCGCTGAGCGCGGACGACTGGGACGCGCAGATGTTCTTCTTCGGCCAGCATGGCTATCGCGTCATCGCCCATGACCGGCGAGGGCACGGCCGTTCCACCCAGACTTGGGACGGCAACGAGATGAACACGTACGCCGACGATCTCGCGGCGCTCACCGAAAAGCTTGACCTGAAGAACGCGATCCATGTGGGTCACTCCACCGGCGGCGGAGAGGTCGCCCGTTACATCGGACGGCACGGCACCAAGCGTGTCGCCAAGGCCGTGCTCATCAGCGCCGTGCCACCGCTGATGCTGAAGACGGCGGCGAATCCCGGCGGCTTGCCTATCTCTGTGTTTGACGGCCTGCGCGCGGCGATGGTGGCGAATCGCGCGGAGTTTTACCGGGACATCACGCTCCCGTTCTACGGATACAACCGGCCCGGCGCCAAGATCTCGGAAGGCGTCCGGCAGCATTGGTGGCTGCAGGGCATGGTGGGCGGCTTCAAGCCGCACTATGACTGCATCCAGGCTTTCTCGGAGACGGACTTCACCGAAGATCTCAAGAACTTCGACGTGCCCACGCTGATCATGCACGGCGACGACGACCAGATCGTGCCCATTGGGGCCGCGGCGATGCTTTCGTCCAAGTTGGTCAAGGGCGCCACGCTCAAGGTATATCCCGGGTTTCCGCACGGGATGCCCACCACCAATGCGGACCAGATCAATGCCGATCTGCTCGCGTTCCTCAAGCCGTAG